A genomic segment from Zygotorulaspora mrakii chromosome 1, complete sequence encodes:
- the LMO1 gene encoding Lmo1p (similar to Saccharomyces cerevisiae YLL007C; ancestral locus Anc_5.209) has protein sequence MTSHYKDELEELNLLLSARQDTLSRQDSLRCYKILYSGTMEYINNDAYADMMCAFILNCESSVLCEKAVINRKFWEVFKSLIEALRPEPFSKCLNTIFSAVLEQQRIFVKALDSLCEHILSDGTILSAIAAILASREAELETNIAFFRCISQLQDLLVRISNYQPQKAATYIPLYKLISLQCRLFYVMTPHLVEEPIRNMVIQGFLPVRKDLYEYLRTVAVDDYPTPLKKRFDDIMDSTFMLSAMSKAASEEINEMHEDFLHLNMLQGADITAFLENPNLSFKKTFAEQLIFNGKPFPLLKSASYVSICLNELFDSFEKDINEKPHLAGFILNKNYFMYALMDRLLKSWVESKGETEKDMSSLLKLMPIILHRIKRATSDPMGLTFEELVSLALNTIRSLDYRSSRELQLNDLREGYYKKWSRHLLDFETMLSDQVNDFVLHQRLLQLQKGTWVYGQNPVDPSIKTPSILFMILSVDQNNLLVREFGRITEILPAVEGNVIHANTGKSTDAKKTLVVPMNSISKFEAQEVAATDNTPKDSHLISCVKKNVYTEVKFLDKNSKCILRVFFDTKEAIYVWLDGLQLVASAKHRNGISEATKEQKETLVDIRRTVQMMNLNIKEAFEAPDTSSSDEDFYNVDTLKGLTADFYYEQDVEQK, from the coding sequence ATGACTTCACATTACAAAGATGAACTCGAAGAACTCAATCTTCTATTAAGTGCTCGTCAGGATACTCTTTCCAGGCAGGACTCATTGCGGTGCTATAAGATTCTATATAGTGGCACCATGGAGTATATCAATAATGACGCGTACGCTGACATGATGTGCGCTTTCATTTTAAATTGTGAGAGTTCAGTTTTATGTGAGAAAGCTGTAATTAATCGAAAGTTTTGGGAAGTATTTAAAAGCTTAATTGAAGCTCTCCGGCCTGAACCATTTTCTAAGTGTTTGAATACAATATTCTCCGCAGTTTTAGAGCAGCAAAGAATTTTCGTGAAAGCTTTGGACTCTCTATGCGAGCACATACTTTCTGATGGTACTATTTTAAGTGCGATAGCGGCAATTTTAGCATCGAGAGAAGCAGAGCTCGAAACAAATATCGCTTTTTTTCGCTGCATTTCCCAATTACAGGATCTTCTAGTCAGAATATCAAATTATCAACCTCAGAAAGCCGCTACATATATCCCCTTGTACAAACTAATATCACTTCAGTGCCGGCTGTTTTACGTCATGACCCCCCATCTGGTGGAAGAACCAATAAGAAATATGGTGATTCAGGGTTTCCTCCCTGTCCGAAAAGATTTATACGAATATCTGAGAACGGTTGCAGTTGATGATTATCCAACTccattaaaaaaaagatttgacGATATCATGGATAGCACATTTATGTTAAGTGCGATGTCTAAGGCTGCTTCTGAGGAGATAAATGAGATGCACGAAGACTTTTTACATTTGAACATGCTGCAAGGAGCAGATATAACTGCTTTCTTAGAAAATCCAAAcctttctttcaaaaaaacgTTTGCGGAGCAATTGATCTTCAACGGGAAGCCTTTTCCTTTACTTAAGAGTGCTTCATATGTATCAATATGTTTGAATGAATtgtttgattcttttgaaaaagacatAAATGAGAAACCGCATCTCGCCGGCTTCATTCTCAATAAGAATTACTTTATGTACGCTTTAATGGACAGGCTTTTGAAGTCGTGGGTTGAGTCAAAGGGAGAGACGGAAAAAGATATgtcatctcttttgaagttaATGCCAATTATTTTACATAGAATAAAAAGGGCCACTTCCGACCCTATGGGAttaacttttgaagagctgGTTTCACTGGCCCTAAATACTATTAGATCTTTGGACTACCGCTCCTCTCGAGAATTGCAGCTAAATGACTTGAGAGAAGGCTACTACAAAAAATGGTCCAGGCATCTATTAGATTTCGAGACGATGCTTTCAGATCAGGTGAATGATTTTGTTCTTCATCAAAGACTCCTACAATTACAGAAAGGCACATGGGTTTACGGTCAAAATCCCGTCGACCCGTCCATTAAAACTCCAAGCATCTTATTTATGATTCTGTCCGTGGATCAAAACAATCTTCTGGTAAGGGAATTTGGTAGAATCACAGAGATTCTACCAGCTGTCGAAGGCAATGTAATTCATGCAAACACAGGAAAGAGCACGGACGCCAAAAAAACTTTGGTAGTACCAATGAATTCCATATCGAAATTTGAAGCGCAGGAGGTTGCTGCCACTGACAATACACCAAAAGACTCCCATTTGATTAGCTgtgttaaaaaaaatgtctaTACCGAggtcaaatttttggataAAAACTCTAAATGTATACTAcgagttttttttgataccAAGGAAGCTATTTATGTTTGGCTCGATGGTTTACAATTAGTGGCATCCGCCAAGCACAGAAATGGTATCTCAGAGGCTACGAAAGAACAGAAGGAAACTCTAGTTGATATCAGGAGAACAgttcaaatgatgaatttgaatattAAGGAGGCATTTGAGGCTCCCGACACTAGTTCAAGCGATGAAGATTTTTATAATGTCGACACACTCAAAGGTTTGACTGCAGACTTTTACTACGAACAAGACgttgaacaaaaataa
- the SYS1 gene encoding Sys1p (similar to Saccharomyces cerevisiae SYS1 (YJL004C); ancestral locus Anc_5.207) — protein MWSARRYMRIPRELKPSEIFKQDFLSPSKIALQIVLLQIFYYITASVLFYCWAKLVGYELQILNWLFSWEYISYATTLGISISLLWLFDSLLCVLFLTVIVGRSKLAWDFAITIHAINFIVVVLFTHRFPSLSWILLQIMSSLILIFLGTWTTRWRELRDTFFEGLVDSNVGTSNSIPADIGTDGDQNGTQLEMRDLEAQK, from the coding sequence ATGTGGTCAGCAAGACGGTACATGAGAATCCCGAGGGAGCTTAAGCCTTCGGAAATTTTCAAGCAAGACTTCCTGTCACCGAGTAAGATTGCTCTTCAGATAGTGCTTTTACAAATTTTCTATTATATCACTGCCTCAGTGCTTTTCTATTGCTGGGCCAAATTAGTCGGATATGAGCTTCAAATTCTCAATTGGTTGTTTTCATGGGAATACATATCCTATGCGACAACACTGGGTATATCAATCTCTCTTTTATGGTTGTTTGATTCGCTGTTGTGTGTCCTGTTCCTTACTGTGATAGTCGGCCGTAGTAAATTAGCATGGGATTTCGCTATTACTATACATGCCATTAattttattgttgttgtgCTCTTCACACACCGCTTTCCATCTCTATCGTGGATTCTTTTGCAGATCATGTCTTCGTTAATTTTAATATTCTTGGGTACTTGGACAACGAGGTGGAGGGAACTGCGAGACACTTTCTTTGAAGGCCTGGTAGATTCTAATGTGGGCACATCAAACTCTATACCTGCGGATATAGGAACAGATGGAGATCAAAATGGTACTCAGCTTGAGATGCGAGATCTTGAAGCTCAAAAATGA
- the DRS1 gene encoding putative ATP-dependent RNA helicase (similar to Saccharomyces cerevisiae DRS1 (YLL008W); ancestral locus Anc_5.208), with the protein MSKSDFLSGDFVPTISDSEDDIPNLDDSDEESINTSVASKKKTESRGNSNKSSKKTATANVENGKAKDDSLNPDFTFNVDSNDTTMQFQGWEFFGDSKEGDYVRKEVDVDGIIRRKGGLTKMARVEGESESEEDEDAEEAEEEQGDAQSEDDDELALNGFGMGAKNQDEDAELSEDIEDSDDNVESASHGLEIMESGKKEQDQREDDDEEDSPEEMAKFYAPDDESEEAKSQVHTSFNTLSLSRPVLKGIADLGYTRPSPIQCAAIPIALLGKDIIAGAVTGSGKTAAFMIPIIERLLYKPAKIASTRVIVLAPTRELAIQGADVGKKLGKYVNGLTFGLAVGGLNLRQQEQTLKARPDIVIATPGRFIDHIRNSASFNVDSVEILVIDEADRMLEEGFQDELNEIMTLLPSRRQTMLFSATMNSKIKQLVSLSLRRPVRVMIDPPKQAASKLVQEFVRIRKRDHMKPAVLFHLIKKLDGNAQKRMVVFVSRKEMAHRLRVILGLLGVGVAELHGSLSQEQRLQSVNKFKSLEIPVLICTDLASRGLDIPKIEVVINYDMPKNYEVYLHRVGRTARAGRDGRSVSLVGESSQDRSVVKSAIKSVDENEGGSTAVGRNIDWAQAEQINKLIERNAQTVEDILAEERDEKEILQAESQLRKGENLLKHKSEIESRPKRTWFRSEADKKNLKILGALTKNKKTINSKKRKRNEAIEDAPRIFKKTQKGRSADQERAFKRQSRNTGAKNKKKGKK; encoded by the coding sequence ATGAGCAAATCAGACTTTCTTAGCGGCGATTTCGTTCCTACCATTAGCGATAGTGAAGACGATATTCCTAATTTAGACGATTCCGATGAGGAAAGCATCAATACTTCTGTTGCtagcaaaaaaaagaccGAGAGTAGGGGCAATAGCAATAAGAGCAGTAAAAAAACTGCTACTGCCAATGTGGAAAACGGGAAAGCTAAAGATGATTCTCTGAACCCTGACTTTACGTTCAATGTTGACAGCAATGACACCACTATGCAGTTCCAAGGCTGGGAATTTTTTGGAGATAGTAAAGAAGGCGACTATGTAAGAAAAGAAGTAGATGTTGACGGTATAATAAGAAGGAAGGGTGGCTTGACCAAAATGGCCCGTGTAGAGGGCGAGAGCGAAAgcgaagaagatgaagatgcagaagaagcagaagaagaacAGGGTGATGCtcaaagtgaagatgatgacgaaTTGGCTTTGAATGGATTTGGTATGGGTGCAAAGAACCaggatgaagatgctgaGTTGAGTGAAGATATAGAGGACTCCGATGATAACGTTGAATCTGCCAGCCACGGACTGGAAATTATGGAAAGTGGTAAAAAAGAGCAAGATCAAAGGGAGGACGATGACGAAGAGGATTCGCCGGAGGAAATGGCCAAATTCTACGCACCAGACGATGAGAGCGAAGAGGCCAAAAGTCAAGTTCACACCAGTTTCAACACTTTATCGCTGTCTCGTCCCGTTTTAAAGGGTATCGCAGACTTGGGTTATACTCGTCCTTCGCCAATTCAATGTGCAGCAATTCCTATTGCTCTACTGGGTAAGGATATTATTGCTGGTGCTGTTACTGGATCTGGTAAAACAGCTGCTTTCATGATTCCAATCATAGAGCGTTTGCTATATAAACCAGCAAAAATTGCATCAACGAGAGTTATTGTTTTGGCACCCACACGTGAACTGGCTATACAAGGTGCAGACGTGGGTAAAAAATTAGGAAAGTATGTTAATGGACTAACCTTTGGTCTTGCTGTTGGTGGTCTGAATCTCAGACAACAAGAACAGACCCTAAAGGCAAGGCCCGATATTGTTATTGCTACACCTGGTAGATTTATAGACCATATCAGAAACTCAGCAAGCTTCAATGTTGATTCTGTGGAAATTTTAGTTATTGATGAAGCCGACAGAATGTTAGAGGAAGGATTTCAGGATGAACTGAACGAAATAATGACACTTTTACCCAGTAGAAGACAAACGATGTTATTTTCAGCAACAATGAACTCCAAGATTAAACAGCTTGTTTCTTTATCGTTGAGAAGGCCTGTCAGAGTTATGATTGACCCTCCAAAGCAAGCTGCATCAAAACTGGTTCAAGAATTTGTTCGTATTCGTAAAAGAGACCATATGAAACCCGCAGTGCTGtttcatttgataaagaaactGGACGGGAATGCGCAGAAAAGAATGGTCGTCTTTGTCTccagaaaagaaatggcACATAGATTGAGGGTTATTCTTGGCTTGTTGGGTGTTGGGGTTGCAGAGTTACATGGTTCTTTAAGCCAGGAACAACGTCTACAATCCGTGAACAAATTTAAATCGTTGGAGATCCCAGTTTTGATCTGTACAGATTTAGCTTCGAGAGGTCTAGATATACCTAAAATCGAGGTTGTCATCAACTATGACATGCCAAAGAATTATGAGGTTTATTTGCATAGAGTTGGTCGTACGGCGAGAGCTGGTAGGGATGGTCGTTCAGTTTCACTCGTTGGAGAATCATCTCAGGATAGAAGCGTTGTCAAAAGTGCGATTAAAAGTGTTGATGAGAATGAGGGCGGTAGTACTGCAGTAGGGAGAAACATTGACTGGGCCCAGGCGGAGCAAATTAACAAGCTTATCGAAAGAAATGCACAAACAGTTGAGGATATTTTAGCGGAGGAAAGAGATGAGAAGGAAATCTTGCAAGCAGAGTCACAGCTACGAAAAGgagaaaatcttttgaaacataagtctgaaattgaatcaagACCTAAGAGAACATGGTTTCGCAGCGAGGCAGACAAGAAAAACTTAAAAATACTTGGCGCTTTAACtaaaaataagaaaactATAAACAGCAAGAAACGTAAAAGGAATGAAGCTATTGAGGATGCGCCACggattttcaaaaagacGCAAAAGGGCCGCTCTGCCGATCAAGAAAGAGCTTTCAAAAGGCAGAGTAGGAACACTGGTGCtaaaaataagaaaaaggGTAAAAAATAA